One Limibacillus sp. genomic region harbors:
- the thiO gene encoding glycine oxidase ThiO has product MEAKPDIAIAGAGVCGLAIAWRLASAGCRVRLFDRGEAGRGATWAAAGMLAAGVEAEPGEEALWALNRASQERWPAFRDALEAASGMSLGYRAEGTLVVAPTRDDLEQLRFSYDFQKRLGVDLQWLNAAEARRREAQLRPGVAGGVYSPNDHQVDNRLLAQALKVAVTKAGVELRENCAVEAVDCEGGRARGLIVDGERIAADAVVLATGAWAREMPGLPEAARAPVRPLKGQMLALRMETRFPLIEHVLWAPKLYLVPRADGRLLIGATVEEKGFDDKLTAGGLLSLLEGAWRALPAIEELPVEETWVGHRPTSRDDAPILGPVPDVAGLHIATGHHRNGILLAPLTAEAVSQGILEGRLPDVAEGFTLARFPSAGRRTA; this is encoded by the coding sequence GTGGAAGCAAAGCCCGACATCGCGATTGCGGGCGCGGGCGTTTGCGGTCTCGCCATCGCCTGGCGGCTCGCCAGTGCCGGCTGCCGGGTCAGGCTCTTCGACCGTGGAGAGGCCGGGCGCGGTGCTACCTGGGCGGCGGCGGGGATGCTGGCCGCCGGGGTGGAGGCCGAACCGGGAGAAGAGGCGCTCTGGGCGCTGAACCGCGCCAGCCAGGAACGCTGGCCCGCCTTCCGCGATGCGCTGGAAGCCGCAAGCGGGATGAGCCTTGGCTACCGCGCCGAGGGCACGCTGGTGGTGGCCCCGACACGCGACGATCTGGAGCAGCTTCGCTTTTCCTATGACTTTCAGAAACGGCTGGGCGTGGATCTCCAGTGGTTGAACGCCGCCGAGGCCCGCAGGCGCGAGGCGCAGCTGCGTCCGGGCGTTGCGGGAGGCGTCTATTCGCCCAACGACCACCAGGTGGACAATCGCCTGCTGGCCCAAGCCCTGAAGGTCGCGGTCACGAAGGCTGGTGTCGAGTTGCGCGAGAACTGCGCGGTCGAAGCGGTCGATTGCGAAGGCGGCCGGGCGAGGGGGCTTATCGTGGACGGAGAGCGCATCGCCGCCGACGCCGTCGTGCTGGCGACCGGAGCCTGGGCGCGAGAGATGCCCGGGCTGCCCGAGGCGGCGCGCGCGCCGGTCCGGCCCTTGAAGGGCCAGATGCTGGCACTGCGGATGGAAACCCGCTTTCCGCTGATCGAACACGTGCTCTGGGCGCCGAAGCTCTACCTCGTTCCGCGCGCCGACGGGCGTCTCTTGATCGGGGCGACCGTCGAGGAAAAGGGTTTCGACGACAAGCTGACCGCGGGCGGCCTGCTGTCGCTGCTCGAAGGCGCCTGGCGCGCCCTACCCGCGATAGAGGAACTGCCGGTCGAGGAGACCTGGGTCGGCCACCGCCCGACCAGCCGCGACGACGCCCCCATTTTGGGTCCGGTGCCGGATGTCGCCGGGCTTCATATCGCGACCGGGCATCACCGCAATGGAATCCTGCTGGCGCCGCTGACCGCCGAGGCCGTGAGCCAGGGGATCCTGGAAGGCCGCCTGCCGGACGTGGCGGAAGGCTTCACGCTGGCCCGTTTCCCCTCGGCGGGCAGGAGAACGGCATGA
- a CDS encoding thiazole synthase, producing the protein MTDLQKQETLTIAGQPLASRLFIGTAGYPNQQLLLDSLEASGAELVTVSIRRVGLEGYAESLLDLLGDRYRLLPNTAGCTTRKDAVLTAELGREALETNWVKLELIGDRETLYPDVEQLVEAAAELVDKGFVVLPYCNDDPVTCRKLEDVGCAAVMPLGSPIGSGQGIANPAMIELICSRAGVPVVLDAGLGTASEAALAIELGCDAVLVNSAVAKSEAPVRMATAFRLGVEAGWAARASGRIPRRKYAEPSSPQLGLIGG; encoded by the coding sequence GTGACCGATCTTCAAAAGCAGGAAACCCTGACCATCGCGGGCCAGCCGCTGGCCTCGCGCCTTTTTATCGGGACGGCGGGATACCCCAATCAACAGCTTCTTCTTGATTCCCTGGAGGCGAGCGGGGCGGAACTGGTCACGGTCTCGATCCGGCGGGTCGGGCTCGAAGGGTACGCGGAGAGCTTGCTGGACCTGCTGGGGGACCGCTACAGGCTGCTGCCCAACACCGCGGGCTGCACCACGCGCAAGGACGCTGTCCTGACCGCCGAACTGGGACGCGAGGCGCTGGAGACCAACTGGGTGAAGCTGGAGCTGATCGGCGACCGGGAAACGCTCTATCCGGACGTGGAGCAGCTGGTGGAGGCCGCCGCCGAACTGGTCGACAAAGGCTTTGTCGTGCTGCCCTACTGCAACGACGATCCGGTTACCTGCCGCAAGCTGGAGGATGTCGGCTGCGCCGCCGTCATGCCGCTCGGCTCGCCCATCGGCTCCGGCCAGGGTATCGCCAACCCGGCCATGATCGAGCTGATCTGTTCGCGCGCAGGCGTTCCGGTGGTGCTGGATGCGGGGCTCGGCACAGCCTCCGAGGCGGCGCTGGCCATCGAACTCGGCTGCGATGCCGTTCTGGTCAACTCAGCCGTCGCCAAGTCCGAGGCGCCCGTCCGCATGGCGACGGCCTTCAGGCTGGGCGTCGAGGCCGGATGGGCCGCTCGCGCTTCGGGCCGCATACCGCGCCGCAAGTACGCCGAGCCTTCGAGCCCCCAGCTGGGCCTGATCGGCGGGTGA
- a CDS encoding thiamine phosphate synthase has protein sequence MRALPEPPLMVISDRKQARGSLPEIVTALLEVGCRWFSLREKDLPESELRQLAQEIQPLFEGQPASLSIHAADAVLVSQLGLTSLHLPAGGDIASARRRLGENARIGISCHDGTALRRAAEEGADYATLSPLFQTASKPDYPPLDREGAAAWLADAPLPVLALGGIEGAEEAKACRRMGAAGLAVMGSIMRAEDPAGAFAALNAAWRAGD, from the coding sequence GTGAGGGCGCTTCCCGAGCCGCCGCTGATGGTCATCAGCGACCGCAAACAGGCGCGCGGCTCCCTGCCGGAAATCGTCACTGCGCTGCTGGAGGTTGGTTGCCGCTGGTTCTCTCTCCGCGAGAAGGACCTGCCGGAAAGTGAACTGCGCCAGCTGGCGCAGGAAATCCAGCCGCTCTTCGAGGGGCAGCCAGCCTCTCTGTCCATCCACGCGGCGGATGCGGTCCTGGTCTCTCAGTTGGGTCTGACCTCGCTGCACCTTCCGGCGGGAGGCGATATCGCTTCTGCGCGGCGCCGACTAGGCGAAAACGCGCGGATCGGTATCTCCTGCCACGATGGAACGGCGCTGCGCCGGGCGGCGGAGGAGGGGGCGGACTACGCCACACTCAGCCCCTTGTTCCAGACGGCAAGCAAGCCCGATTACCCGCCGCTCGATCGCGAAGGGGCGGCGGCTTGGCTGGCTGACGCGCCTCTGCCCGTCCTCGCGCTGGGCGGCATCGAGGGGGCCGAAGAAGCAAAGGCCTGCCGCCGGATGGGGGCGGCAGGCCTTGCCGTCATGGGAAGTATCATGCGCGCCGAGGACCCCGCCGGGGCCTTTGCCGCGCTGAACGCAGCCTGGCGCGCCGGGGACTAG
- the thiS gene encoding sulfur carrier protein ThiS has translation MSGEARVIKVNGEQRRSHAASLTDLLREEGLDPARRGIAIALDGSVVARAAWADTPLAEGSVVEIVKPAAGG, from the coding sequence ATGAGCGGAGAGGCGCGCGTCATCAAGGTGAATGGAGAGCAGCGCCGCAGCCACGCGGCGAGCCTCACCGACCTGCTGCGGGAGGAGGGGCTCGATCCCGCCCGGCGCGGTATCGCCATCGCGCTGGACGGCTCGGTGGTGGCCCGCGCGGCCTGGGCCGATACCCCGCTGGCCGAGGGCAGCGTGGTGGAAATCGTCAAGCCGGCGGCGGGCGGCTGA